A genomic window from Candidatus Krumholzibacteriota bacterium includes:
- the fabG gene encoding 3-oxoacyl-[acyl-carrier-protein] reductase: protein MNGMKGKTAIVTGAGQGIGRDIALALAARGVDTAVIDVNAAGAEETAALVEQAGAGSLALACDVGDLGQAQECVAKTLAWRKQVHFLVNNAGIARDNLLIRMSEAEWDAVIRVNLTGAFNFTKAIARHMFKMRCGRIVNISSVIGLMGNIGQVNYAASKAGVIGLTKSAAREMAARNVTVNAVAPGFIETAMTDALPEKAREEMLRLIPLGAFGTGRDVANVVLFLLSDMGSYVTGQVLHCDGGMVMS, encoded by the coding sequence ATGAATGGAATGAAGGGAAAAACGGCCATCGTGACCGGCGCGGGCCAGGGGATCGGCAGGGATATCGCCCTGGCGCTCGCCGCGCGGGGTGTCGACACGGCCGTCATCGACGTCAACGCCGCGGGAGCGGAAGAGACGGCGGCGCTCGTCGAACAGGCGGGGGCCGGCTCGCTGGCGCTCGCCTGCGACGTCGGCGACCTGGGACAGGCGCAGGAGTGCGTCGCGAAGACGCTCGCCTGGCGGAAGCAGGTGCACTTCCTCGTGAACAATGCAGGCATCGCGAGGGACAACCTGCTCATCAGGATGAGCGAGGCGGAGTGGGACGCCGTGATCAGGGTGAACCTGACCGGCGCCTTCAACTTCACCAAGGCGATCGCGCGGCACATGTTCAAGATGCGGTGCGGCAGGATCGTGAACATCTCGTCGGTCATCGGCCTCATGGGCAACATCGGCCAGGTCAACTACGCCGCCAGCAAGGCCGGCGTCATCGGCCTGACGAAGTCGGCGGCCAGGGAGATGGCGGCGAGAAACGTCACGGTCAACGCCGTGGCCCCCGGTTTCATCGAGACGGCGATGACGGACGCGCTTCCGGAGAAGGCGCGCGAGGAGATGCTCCGTCTCATTCCGCTCGGAGCGTTCGGAACGGGGCGCGACGTCGCGAACGTCGTCCTCTTCCTGCTCTCCGACATGGGTTCCTATGTCACCGGGCAGGTCCTGCACTGCGACGGCGGCATGGTGATGTCCTGA
- the acpP gene encoding acyl carrier protein, with protein sequence MTIEERVKKVVEEQLSVNEDQITREASFIDDLGADSLDTVELVMALEEEFGIEIPDEEAEKITKVGEAIDYIEGHSE encoded by the coding sequence ATGACGATCGAGGAACGGGTAAAGAAAGTCGTCGAGGAGCAGCTTTCGGTCAACGAGGATCAGATCACGCGCGAAGCGTCCTTCATAGACGATCTCGGCGCCGATTCCCTCGACACGGTGGAACTCGTCATGGCTCTCGAGGAGGAATTCGGCATCGAGATCCCCGACGAGGAAGCCGAGAAGATCACGAAGGTCGGCGAGGCCATCGATTACATCGAGGGTCACAGCGAATAA
- the fabF gene encoding beta-ketoacyl-ACP synthase II, with protein sequence MSGNGRRVVVTGLGLISPCGNDVQSAWEAVLARRSGIDRIGAFDVGEYTSQIGGEIKDFDPTTVIDKKEARRMDRFTQLAIAASVEAMNSAGLGEGVEDSDRFGTIIGSGIGGIYTFETQHENLIAKGPSRISPFFIPMMISDMAAGLVSVRFGLKGPNFCTVSACASGGHAIATACLTIKHGLADAVLTGGAEATISPMALGGFCSMKALSTRNDEPQRASRPFDRDRDGFIMAEGSGMVVIEELEHARARGATILAELVGIGMTGDAYHMTSPAPEGEGQGRAMKMALDDAGIEPKDVDYINAHGTSTQLNDPGEAAAIRRVFGEGPAAPKVSSTKSSHGHLLGAAAGHELVICVRAIGENMLPPTANLENVDPACELNHVFEAEKAELTYVMSNSFGFGGHNVSLLLKRYGE encoded by the coding sequence GTGTCTGGAAACGGCAGAAGGGTGGTCGTCACCGGTCTCGGGCTCATCAGCCCGTGCGGCAATGATGTCCAGTCGGCATGGGAGGCCGTACTCGCTCGCAGGAGCGGGATCGACAGGATCGGGGCCTTCGACGTCGGCGAGTACACCTCGCAGATCGGCGGCGAGATCAAGGACTTCGATCCGACGACCGTCATCGACAAGAAGGAAGCCCGGCGGATGGACCGCTTCACCCAGCTCGCCATCGCCGCCTCCGTCGAGGCGATGAACTCGGCGGGGCTGGGAGAGGGCGTCGAGGACAGCGACCGGTTCGGGACGATCATCGGCTCGGGGATCGGGGGGATCTACACCTTCGAGACCCAGCACGAGAATCTCATCGCGAAGGGCCCGTCGCGCATCAGCCCCTTCTTCATCCCGATGATGATCTCCGACATGGCAGCCGGCCTCGTGTCGGTGCGATTCGGACTGAAGGGACCGAACTTCTGCACGGTTTCGGCCTGCGCCTCCGGCGGTCACGCGATCGCCACCGCCTGTCTCACCATCAAGCACGGACTCGCGGACGCCGTTCTCACGGGCGGCGCCGAGGCGACGATCTCGCCCATGGCGCTCGGCGGCTTCTGCTCGATGAAGGCGTTGTCCACGCGGAACGACGAGCCGCAGCGGGCAAGCCGGCCCTTCGATCGCGACCGGGACGGCTTCATCATGGCCGAAGGGTCCGGCATGGTCGTCATCGAGGAGCTCGAGCACGCCCGGGCGCGCGGCGCGACGATCCTCGCCGAGCTCGTCGGCATCGGGATGACGGGGGACGCGTACCACATGACCTCGCCCGCTCCCGAAGGGGAGGGGCAGGGACGCGCGATGAAGATGGCGCTCGACGACGCCGGCATCGAGCCGAAGGACGTCGATTACATCAACGCGCACGGCACGTCGACGCAGCTCAACGACCCGGGAGAGGCCGCGGCGATCAGGCGGGTCTTCGGCGAGGGCCCTGCCGCGCCGAAGGTCAGCTCGACCAAGTCGAGCCACGGCCATCTGCTCGGCGCCGCCGCCGGCCACGAACTGGTGATCTGCGTCAGGGCCATCGGGGAGAACATGCTCCCGCCGACGGCGAACCTGGAGAATGTCGATCCGGCGTGCGAGCTCAACCACGTCTTCGAGGCGGAGAAGGCCGAGTTGACGTACGTGATGAGCAACTCCTTCGGATTCGGCGGACACAACGTCAGCCTGCTGCTGAAGCGGTACGGGGAATAG
- the rnc gene encoding ribonuclease III, which translates to MKRLTAIFRRLFGAGRPAATAGFGGFEKKIGYRFENGALLLEALTHRSTLGELRPGESGITYERFEFLGDSVLALVTSDYLVRNFPDEDEGQLTQKKSLLVSQTVLAKKAVAIDLASHIIVSGNASRGGVADQDSVTAAALEAVIGAVYLDGGLEPARDLIEELILDDIDKTLEHSDHINYKSLIQELTQSRFKTYPIYKVRSTSGPEHDKVFLVEVHVAGRIRGKGRGKSKKDAEQMAAKNALSNMRHRHRGRRGGKSDR; encoded by the coding sequence ATGAAACGCTTGACCGCCATCTTTCGTCGTCTTTTCGGCGCCGGCCGGCCGGCCGCGACCGCCGGCTTCGGCGGATTCGAGAAGAAGATCGGGTATCGTTTCGAAAATGGCGCGTTGCTCCTCGAGGCGCTGACCCACCGGTCGACCCTCGGCGAACTCAGGCCGGGGGAATCGGGGATCACCTACGAACGCTTCGAATTCCTCGGTGACTCGGTGCTCGCGCTCGTCACGAGCGACTATCTCGTGCGGAATTTCCCCGACGAGGACGAGGGGCAGCTCACCCAGAAGAAATCCCTGCTCGTGTCACAGACCGTCCTCGCGAAGAAGGCGGTCGCCATCGACCTCGCCTCGCACATCATCGTCTCCGGCAACGCGTCGCGGGGCGGAGTGGCCGACCAGGACTCCGTGACCGCGGCCGCCCTCGAGGCCGTGATCGGCGCGGTATACCTGGACGGCGGGCTCGAGCCCGCCCGCGACCTCATCGAGGAGCTGATCCTCGATGACATCGACAAGACGCTCGAGCATTCGGATCACATCAACTACAAGAGCCTCATCCAGGAACTCACGCAGTCGCGGTTCAAGACCTATCCGATCTACAAGGTGAGATCCACGTCGGGCCCGGAGCACGACAAGGTCTTCCTCGTCGAGGTGCACGTCGCCGGGCGCATCCGCGGGAAGGGGCGCGGGAAGAGCAAGAAGGACGCCGAGCAGATGGCGGCGAAGAACGCCCTCTCGAACATGCGACACCGCCACCGCGGCAGGCGGGGAGGGAAGAGTGACCGTTAG
- a CDS encoding tetratricopeptide repeat protein, which produces MKLVAPIVLAFALVVAAPPAAVAQTDPRALSSYMKGVFLESRYDLVHAYSWYMYADRFAPRTARIHLRLARVTLELGDLGKARDFASRLIGIENYDSEARLILAEAQYRAGDPAAALESLDALDGREDVPLFEMLKFRAKIYLETDRIDEARDALEEAATLFDDDLYVHYKLGFLYARQGDADRAIASFRRAIELNPGLAGAHVALGSILAHEGRRDEAKEAYRRALEVEPDNRTAMVELAGLLVDGDEIDEGIRLLEKMRSDEQLDANGLITLGRFYYRAGRREEALGVFRRLLAEDGERPSLLRIVSELEVEGGNHRTARQYLERLVRIEPDVFNNYVGLLLLGFDLAGAPSSPAEAAAIPEEEALGYLQRAEALVDPDAPQDNYLLGAIRRQRGDGAMAEEYLLRAERFAPEDRRILLEVATLYEQRGDWDPALERLSRLHELFPGDASLQNFYGYVLAEKGERLDFAEELLVRALAAEPDNGYYLDSLGWIKYRQGEYREAVDLLLDAVVKANDDSVIWEHLGDAWDKLGDREKADDAWRRSVEIDPKNESAGGKLGRGESGGD; this is translated from the coding sequence ATGAAACTCGTCGCCCCGATCGTGCTGGCCTTCGCGCTCGTCGTGGCCGCGCCGCCGGCGGCCGTGGCGCAGACCGACCCGCGGGCGCTCTCCTCCTACATGAAGGGGGTCTTCCTCGAGTCGCGGTACGACCTCGTCCACGCCTACTCGTGGTACATGTACGCCGATCGTTTCGCGCCAAGAACCGCGCGCATCCATCTCCGGCTCGCCCGCGTGACCCTCGAGCTGGGCGATCTCGGGAAGGCGCGCGACTTCGCGAGCCGGCTCATCGGCATCGAGAACTACGACTCGGAGGCGCGGCTCATCCTCGCCGAGGCGCAGTACCGTGCCGGCGATCCGGCGGCGGCGCTCGAGAGCCTCGACGCGCTCGACGGGCGCGAGGACGTGCCGCTTTTCGAGATGTTGAAGTTCAGGGCGAAGATCTACCTCGAGACGGATCGGATCGACGAGGCGCGCGACGCTCTCGAGGAGGCGGCGACCCTCTTCGACGACGACCTGTACGTCCACTACAAGCTCGGGTTCCTCTACGCGAGGCAGGGCGACGCCGACCGGGCGATCGCCTCATTCCGCCGCGCCATCGAGCTGAATCCCGGGCTCGCCGGCGCGCACGTGGCGCTCGGATCGATCCTCGCGCACGAGGGCCGGCGCGACGAGGCGAAGGAGGCCTACCGCCGCGCGCTCGAGGTCGAGCCGGACAACCGCACCGCGATGGTCGAGCTGGCGGGACTGCTCGTCGACGGCGACGAGATCGACGAGGGGATCAGGCTCCTCGAGAAGATGAGGAGCGACGAACAGCTCGACGCGAACGGCCTGATCACACTCGGGCGCTTCTACTACCGCGCAGGACGGCGGGAGGAGGCGCTCGGCGTCTTCCGGCGCCTGCTCGCCGAGGACGGCGAGCGGCCGAGCTTGTTGCGCATCGTATCGGAACTCGAGGTCGAGGGAGGCAACCACCGGACCGCCCGGCAATACCTCGAGCGCCTCGTGCGGATCGAACCGGACGTGTTCAACAACTACGTGGGGCTCCTCCTCCTCGGCTTCGATCTCGCCGGCGCCCCGTCGTCGCCCGCGGAAGCGGCGGCGATCCCCGAAGAGGAGGCGCTGGGGTACCTGCAGCGGGCCGAGGCGCTCGTCGACCCGGACGCCCCGCAGGACAACTACCTGCTCGGGGCGATCAGGCGGCAGCGCGGCGACGGCGCGATGGCGGAGGAGTATCTCCTGCGCGCCGAACGTTTCGCGCCGGAAGATCGCCGCATCCTCCTCGAAGTGGCCACGCTCTACGAGCAACGCGGCGACTGGGATCCCGCGCTCGAGCGGCTCTCCCGCCTCCACGAGCTCTTTCCCGGCGACGCGTCGCTGCAGAATTTCTACGGGTACGTGCTCGCCGAGAAGGGGGAACGACTCGATTTCGCGGAGGAACTGCTCGTCAGGGCGCTCGCCGCCGAACCGGACAACGGCTACTATCTCGACAGCCTCGGATGGATAAAGTACCGGCAGGGGGAGTACCGGGAGGCCGTCGACCTGCTGCTCGACGCGGTCGTGAAGGCGAACGACGATTCGGTCATCTGGGAACACCTCGGCGACGCGTGGGACAAGCTCGGCGACCGAGAGAAGGCGGACGACGCCTGGCGGCGCTCCGTCGAGATCGATCCAAAGAACGAATCGGCCGGCGGCAAGCTCGGCCGGGGCGAGAGCGGAGGGGATTGA
- a CDS encoding sigma-70 family RNA polymerase sigma factor, translating to MNVESRPAAGRGALVELSDEDLILRVQRGENHAYDILVARYKNRLYAYLFRLLGNESEAEEFAQEAFVRAYMNADKYRTVARFSTWLYTIATNLVRNRIRNIKRRPKMVRMWSETDGGDDGRWIDVEDDGPTPEEEMDRTTLNAAIQEAIGKIPVKYRPAFVLREINGLSYDEIAAATNLKLGTVRSRINRGRMYFKKAVAPLLGDDTRFRGK from the coding sequence GTGAACGTTGAAAGCCGGCCGGCGGCGGGACGCGGCGCGCTGGTGGAACTCTCCGACGAGGACCTGATCCTCCGGGTGCAGCGCGGAGAGAACCACGCGTACGACATCCTGGTCGCTCGGTACAAGAACCGCCTGTACGCCTATCTGTTCAGGCTTCTCGGGAACGAGAGCGAGGCGGAGGAATTCGCCCAGGAGGCGTTCGTCCGGGCCTACATGAACGCGGACAAGTACAGGACGGTCGCCAGGTTCTCCACGTGGCTCTACACGATCGCGACGAATCTCGTCAGGAACAGGATCAGGAACATAAAGCGCCGCCCGAAGATGGTGAGGATGTGGTCGGAGACGGACGGCGGCGACGACGGGCGGTGGATCGACGTCGAGGACGACGGGCCGACGCCCGAGGAGGAGATGGATCGCACGACGCTCAATGCCGCGATCCAGGAAGCGATAGGGAAGATACCGGTCAAGTACCGGCCGGCCTTCGTGCTGCGGGAGATAAACGGATTGAGCTACGACGAGATCGCCGCGGCGACGAACCTCAAGCTCGGGACGGTGCGTTCACGCATCAACCGGGGGAGGATGTATTTCAAGAAGGCGGTCGCGCCGCTTCTCGGAGACGATACCAGGTTCAGGGGGAAATGA
- a CDS encoding DUF4837 family protein translates to MRRMAIAIATIALALASCGVNSTYPPVGSYSNVVIVTEAGRVEDAVTEAIVREIQHEMDYYTKTELQFRVRLVPALDFERQRPTKNMVICGVVRDGDVGRIIESFIGTTGVRRVLEGKDRVFRKMDYPVKGQYTIIVTASSRETLLETIRENGATVRDLIEYGNRLRLRDFLLDREREDLEEELAAKYGFSLRIPELYELNQERPEVPGFEFVRTPPHRGLTVSWEPWDGRGLSLADSSLLYEARERLAWAMYDRDVMRREMVRFDEEALGDYEAVAMRGYWENSEDLYGGPFLCFFVLDRVASRLWIVDCVVYAPTFDKHTFIRELHAVAETFSIR, encoded by the coding sequence ATGAGACGAATGGCAATCGCGATCGCAACGATCGCGCTCGCGCTCGCGTCGTGCGGCGTGAACAGCACGTATCCGCCCGTCGGCTCCTACAGCAACGTCGTCATCGTCACCGAGGCGGGGCGCGTGGAGGACGCCGTGACCGAGGCGATCGTCAGGGAGATCCAGCACGAGATGGATTATTACACGAAGACGGAACTGCAGTTCCGCGTCCGTCTCGTTCCCGCGCTCGATTTCGAGCGGCAGCGCCCGACGAAGAACATGGTGATCTGCGGCGTCGTCAGGGACGGCGACGTGGGCAGGATCATCGAGAGTTTCATCGGCACGACGGGCGTTCGCCGGGTGCTCGAGGGGAAGGACCGCGTCTTCCGCAAGATGGATTATCCCGTGAAGGGCCAGTACACGATCATCGTGACCGCGTCGAGCCGCGAGACCCTTCTCGAGACGATCAGGGAGAACGGGGCGACGGTCCGCGATCTCATCGAATACGGCAACCGGCTCCGCCTGCGCGACTTCCTTCTCGATCGGGAACGCGAGGACCTCGAGGAGGAGCTCGCCGCGAAGTACGGCTTCTCCCTCCGCATACCGGAGCTCTACGAGCTCAACCAGGAGCGCCCGGAGGTGCCCGGCTTCGAGTTCGTGCGGACGCCCCCCCACCGGGGCCTGACCGTCTCCTGGGAGCCCTGGGACGGGCGGGGACTCTCGCTCGCCGATTCGAGCCTCCTCTACGAGGCGCGGGAGCGGCTCGCCTGGGCGATGTACGATCGCGACGTCATGCGCCGGGAGATGGTCCGGTTCGACGAGGAGGCGCTGGGCGACTACGAGGCCGTGGCGATGAGGGGATACTGGGAGAACTCCGAGGACCTCTACGGGGGGCCGTTTCTCTGCTTCTTCGTGCTCGACCGGGTGGCCTCCCGGCTCTGGATCGTCGACTGCGTCGTCTACGCGCCGACCTTCGACAAGCACACGTTCATCAGGGAGCTGCACGCCGTCGCGGAGACCTTCAGCATCCGGTGA
- a CDS encoding tetratricopeptide repeat protein — protein MTGAFSEETGHLEERFERAPSSRLFAPLADAYRKDGAVDRAIELCEQGLERYPDYASAHVILGKCYYDKGATERAKAEFERVVEIDPENMVALRFLGNILLAEGDRDGAASFFRTLLSIDPTNGEAASALGELENEFRVREIDLGSTADGSEGERSRDLATMTLAGIYASQGYYNKALGIYRDVLRREPDNAEAKSMLERLGQLVDGDDRERDLAFDEDVLTISVDDVGEELAVHTAGPGGSTDSAAAERGEIADAVRELDEEERRGGDATPATGSPEAPRESVPRRERPGRREGNAPPAADRAAAAPTPPEMADFRNWLNRLKGDADN, from the coding sequence ATGACAGGAGCTTTCAGCGAAGAGACCGGGCACCTCGAGGAGCGGTTCGAACGCGCTCCGTCCTCCCGTCTGTTCGCGCCCCTCGCCGACGCCTACCGCAAGGACGGGGCGGTCGATCGGGCGATCGAATTGTGCGAGCAGGGCCTCGAGCGCTATCCCGATTACGCCAGCGCGCACGTGATCCTCGGGAAATGCTACTACGACAAGGGGGCCACCGAGCGGGCGAAGGCCGAGTTCGAGCGTGTCGTCGAGATCGACCCGGAAAACATGGTGGCGCTCAGGTTCCTCGGCAACATCCTGCTCGCCGAGGGAGACCGCGACGGCGCCGCGTCCTTCTTCCGAACGCTCCTTTCCATCGACCCGACGAACGGGGAGGCCGCGTCGGCCCTCGGGGAGCTGGAAAACGAATTCCGCGTGCGGGAGATCGATCTCGGCTCCACCGCCGACGGATCAGAGGGCGAACGCTCGCGCGACCTGGCGACGATGACGCTCGCCGGCATCTACGCGTCGCAGGGATACTACAACAAGGCGCTCGGGATCTACCGCGACGTGCTCAGGCGGGAGCCGGACAACGCGGAAGCGAAGAGCATGCTCGAGCGGCTCGGCCAGCTCGTCGACGGCGACGACCGGGAGCGGGACCTCGCGTTCGACGAGGACGTTCTCACGATATCCGTCGACGACGTCGGCGAGGAACTCGCCGTGCACACGGCGGGACCGGGAGGATCGACGGATTCCGCGGCGGCGGAACGCGGCGAGATCGCCGACGCCGTCAGGGAACTCGACGAGGAGGAGCGGCGAGGCGGCGATGCAACTCCGGCGACCGGATCCCCCGAAGCGCCGCGGGAATCCGTCCCGCGCCGGGAGAGGCCGGGGCGCCGGGAAGGGAATGCCCCGCCGGCCGCCGACCGGGCTGCCGCCGCACCCACGCCGCCGGAGATGGCGGATTTCCGCAACTGGCTCAACCGCCTGAAGGGCGACGCCGACAACTGA
- the efp gene encoding elongation factor P: MADTSDFRNGLIIRLDGKLYAIADFQHVKPGKGGAFVRTKLKQIPEGFVIDKTFRAGEKVDEVRVERHAFQYLYSADDLYYVMHKETYEQIPLPKSLLDDQLDYLKENTDISVLMTGDKPIAVELPNFVELAVTETEPGLRGDTAQGGSKSATLETGAVVTVPLFIEIGDVLKVDTRTGRYIERVKG, encoded by the coding sequence ATGGCCGACACGAGCGATTTCCGCAACGGGCTCATCATCCGGCTCGATGGAAAACTCTATGCGATCGCTGATTTCCAGCACGTCAAACCGGGCAAGGGCGGCGCCTTCGTCAGGACGAAGCTCAAGCAGATCCCCGAGGGGTTCGTCATCGACAAGACCTTCAGGGCGGGGGAGAAGGTGGACGAGGTCCGCGTCGAGCGGCACGCCTTCCAGTACCTCTACAGCGCCGACGACCTCTACTACGTGATGCACAAGGAGACCTACGAACAGATTCCCCTGCCGAAATCCCTCCTCGACGACCAGCTCGACTATCTCAAGGAGAACACCGACATATCCGTCCTCATGACCGGCGACAAGCCGATCGCCGTCGAGCTGCCGAATTTCGTCGAACTCGCCGTGACCGAGACCGAGCCGGGGCTCCGTGGCGACACCGCCCAGGGTGGATCGAAGAGCGCGACCCTCGAGACGGGAGCCGTGGTCACCGTGCCCCTCTTCATCGAGATCGGTGACGTTCTCAAGGTCGATACGAGGACCGGGCGGTATATCGAACGGGTGAAGGGATGA
- the accB gene encoding acetyl-CoA carboxylase biotin carboxyl carrier protein has product MRENEIRKLAAILREEDLDEIEIRGPFSSIRVARRVAVAAPASGEIVQSASSPAPAEAAAEVPVDETGAVEEAPAASFEEVVSPMVGTFYRASSPGAEPFVAVGQRVEVGEVLCIIEAMKLMNEIEAERSGIIQKVLVENAQPVEFGQPLFLLDSA; this is encoded by the coding sequence ATGAGAGAGAACGAGATCCGGAAGCTCGCGGCGATACTCCGCGAGGAGGACCTGGACGAGATCGAGATCCGCGGGCCGTTCTCGTCGATCCGGGTGGCCCGCCGGGTCGCCGTCGCGGCGCCGGCCTCCGGCGAGATCGTCCAATCCGCATCGTCTCCGGCGCCCGCCGAGGCGGCCGCGGAGGTTCCCGTCGACGAAACGGGCGCCGTTGAAGAGGCGCCCGCGGCGTCCTTCGAAGAGGTCGTTTCCCCGATGGTGGGCACCTTCTACCGCGCGTCGTCGCCGGGGGCGGAGCCGTTCGTGGCCGTCGGGCAACGCGTCGAGGTGGGCGAGGTGCTCTGCATCATCGAGGCGATGAAGCTGATGAACGAGATCGAGGCGGAGCGATCGGGGATCATCCAGAAGGTCCTCGTCGAGAACGCCCAGCCGGTCGAGTTCGGTCAGCCGCTTTTTCTCCTCGATTCGGCCTGA
- a CDS encoding type IV pilus twitching motility protein PilT, translated as MNIKNILEAMIKSKASDLHVKAGLQPVVRVDGKLQHLEFDRPTPKDMEEIADQILTPKQKERFKKTREVDFAFGVAGLARFRANFYVQRGSIAMVFRHVPVEILTLDDLGLPGILKELALMQRGLIFVTGTVGSGKSTTLAAMVSEINRRANKNIITVEDPIEFLHHDEKSIINQREIGSDTSSFHEALRHILRQDPDVILVGEIRDALTMEIALMAADTGHLVLSTLHTTDATQTINRVISFFPPHQHQEIRYLLASTLQSVIAQRLIPRCDCAGRVAAVEVMVVTSSIREYIIDPEKTPMISQAIREGVSSHAMQSFDQSLMKLFTEGLISIEEAMKNSTNPHEFSLRLKGIQATSDKTWEGFEGAGSGVASSGDF; from the coding sequence ATGAATATAAAGAACATACTCGAAGCCATGATCAAGAGCAAGGCGTCGGATCTTCACGTGAAGGCAGGCCTCCAGCCGGTCGTCCGCGTCGACGGCAAATTGCAGCATCTCGAGTTCGATCGCCCGACTCCGAAGGACATGGAGGAGATCGCCGACCAGATCCTCACGCCGAAGCAGAAGGAGCGCTTCAAGAAGACGCGCGAGGTGGATTTCGCGTTCGGCGTCGCGGGGCTGGCCCGTTTCCGCGCGAACTTCTACGTTCAGCGGGGATCGATCGCCATGGTCTTCCGCCACGTCCCCGTCGAGATATTGACGCTCGACGATCTCGGGCTCCCCGGGATCCTCAAGGAACTCGCCTTGATGCAGCGCGGCCTCATCTTCGTCACCGGTACGGTCGGCAGCGGCAAGTCGACCACGCTCGCGGCGATGGTGAGCGAGATCAACCGCAGGGCGAACAAGAACATCATCACCGTCGAGGATCCGATCGAGTTCCTCCACCACGACGAGAAGAGTATCATCAACCAGCGCGAGATCGGTTCGGACACCTCCTCGTTCCACGAGGCGCTGCGGCACATCCTCCGGCAGGATCCCGACGTGATCCTCGTCGGCGAGATCCGCGACGCCCTGACGATGGAGATCGCCCTGATGGCCGCCGATACGGGCCATCTCGTCCTCTCGACCCTGCATACGACCGATGCGACGCAGACGATCAACCGCGTCATCTCCTTCTTCCCGCCGCACCAGCACCAGGAGATCCGCTACCTGCTCGCCTCCACGCTCCAGTCGGTCATCGCGCAGCGCCTGATCCCCCGGTGCGACTGCGCCGGGCGCGTGGCCGCGGTCGAAGTAATGGTTGTCACCTCTTCCATCAGGGAGTATATTATTGACCCTGAAAAGACGCCCATGATCTCGCAGGCGATCAGGGAAGGGGTCTCGTCGCACGCCATGCAGAGCTTCGACCAGTCCCTCATGAAGCTGTTCACCGAAGGGCTCATCTCCATCGAGGAGGCCATGAAGAACAGCACCAATCCCCACGAATTCAGCCTGCGGCTCAAGGGCATACAGGCCACCAGCGACAAGACGTGGGAAGGGTTCGAGGGAGCCGGCAGCGGCGTTGCGTCATCCGGCGACTTCTAG